The Sinorhizobium alkalisoli genomic interval GCAGCCGCGGACTTCGCCCTCGGCATGGAAATGAACGCCTATGCTTTCGACAGCTACAAGACGCGCAAGTCCGATGACGAAGCCAAAACGCCCCAGAAGCCGGTAAAGGTCACGATCGTCACCGGCGCCGTGATTGCCGCCAAGAAAGCCTTCGCAACGGCTCTGTCGGTCGGCGAGGGTGTTTTCCTGGCGCGGGACCTCGTTAACGAACCGGCCAATATTCTCGGTCCGGTTGAGTTCGCTGCGCGTGCGAAGGAGCTGGAAAAGCTCGGCGTGGAGGTCGAAATTCTCACCGAGCGGGAGATGAAGAAGCTTGGCATGGGTGCGCTGCTCGGCGTCGCCCAGGGATCGGCCCGGCCGCCGCGGCTCGTCATCATGCAATGGAAGGGTGGCAAGGGGAAGGACAAGCCGCTGGCATTCGTCGGAAAGGGCGTCGTGTTCGATACCGGCGGCATCTCGATCAAGCCGGCCTCCGGCATGGAGGAAATGAAGGGCGACATGGGTGGGGCGGCCGCGGTGACCGGTCTCATGCATGTGCTGGCGGCGCGCAAGGCGGCCGTCAATGCGGTCGGTATCATCGGGCTCGTGGAGAACATGCCGGACGGCAGTGCGCAGCGCCCGGGCGACATCGTGACCTCGATGTCGGGGCAGACGATCGAGGTGATCAATACCGACGCCGAAGGCAGGCTCGTCCTCTGCGATGCGCTCTGGTATTGCATCGATCGCTTCAAGCCGAAAGCGATGATCGATCTGGCGACGCTGACGGGCGCGATCCTGGTGGCGCTCAGCAACCACTATGCCGGCCTGTTCTCCAATGACGATCGTCTGGCCGAGCAATTGCTTGCGGCGGGCACCACCACACAGGAGCGCCTGTGGCGGATGCCGCTCGGCAAGGAATACGACAAGATGATCGACAGCAAGTTCGCCGACATGAAGAACACGGGCGGCCGTCATGGCGGCTCGGTTACGGCTGCCCAGTTCCTCAAACGCTTCGTCAAGGACACGCCCTGGGCGCATCTCGACGTCGCCGGCACGGCCATGGGCTCGCCGACCGACGAGATCAACCAGTCCTGGGGTTCCGGTTTCGGTGTGCGGCTGCTGGACGAACTGGTCCGCGCAAACTACGAATCCTGATCGTTGCGCGAGAGAGTGGGTGCCCGGGAGAGATCGGCATGACCGAGATTCTTTTCTACCACCTGACGGAATCGAAACTCGAGGACGCCCTGCCGCCTTTGCTCGACAAGAGCATCGAGCGCGGGTGGCGCGTGGTGGTGCAGACGGTCGATGTCGAAAGGCGCGACGCTCTCGATACGCATCTCTGGGTCTATCGCGAGGACAGCTTCCTGCCGCACGGCACCGATGCGGGGGAATTCGCGGCCGAGCAGCCGATCCTGATCGTCGCCAACGGGGGCAATCCAAGCGCCGCCACAGTCCGATTCCTTGTCGACGGGGCCGAGCCACCGGAGGTCGCCGGTTACGAACGGGTCGTCTTCATGTTCGATGGATACGACCAGGCGCAGCTCGAGGCGGCGCGTGCCCAGTGGAAGCGGCTCAAGGCCGAGGGGCACAATCTCACTTATTGGCAGCAGAATCGCGATGGACGGTGGGAGAAGAAGGCGTGAATCACGTCCAGCAAACCCCTCCTCACAAGGGGGAGGGGTTGGGGAGGGGTGAACAAGCGGCGACCGAGAACGATAGCGAGACGACTTCCGCCGCCACGTCTCAATCGTGAAACGTCTCGACGAACTTGCGGCGCCCGAGCATGAAGGCATCGGCGACGTGCCGGAGCGGCGCCAGGTCGACATCCGATCTGCCGGTTTTGATAATTTCGGCAAAGCGCCGATAGAGCATCGGATATTCCTGCTCGGGCTCCTCGTGGACGATCTTCCCGTCGATGGCGAGCTTTGCGCCGCCTTCGGAGAGAACCATTTCGCCGGCCTCGGTTTCCGCGCTGATGTCCCAGCTCTGCTTGCCCGTCTGCCGCCAATCGAATTCGGCGGCGACGTCGAGCTTCTCGGCGTCGCTGAACGTGATCGAAGCGGCGATCGGCGCATCGCGGTTCTCCGGGAATTCGAGCGTTGCAGAGGTTATGAAGATCGGGCGCGGCAGGATATGGGTGATGATAGAAAGGGCATTGATGCCCGGGTCGAAGACACCGAGCCCGCCGGCAGCCCATATCCATGCCTGATTCGGGTGCCAGTGCCGCACATCCTCCTTCCAGATGATCCGGACGTTGCGGATCGTGGTCGAGGCGAGAAAGGCCCTGGCCGCTTCGACCGCGGGTGCATAGCGCGAATGCCAGCTCGCAAATAGGGAAACGTTCTTTTCGGCGGCACGCGCCTCGAGGTCGGCGACCTCGCTCAAGGTGGCGCCCGGCGGCTTTTCGAGGAAGACATGCTTGCCGGCCGCAAGGGCGGTATGAGCTGCTTCGTAGCGATATTGCGGCGGCATGCAGAGCGACACCGCCTCGATCGCAGGCACTGCTTCCAGCATTGCCTCGATCGACTTGAAGTTGTCGATGCCGTCCACGGTTCCATGGCGGCTCGCAGCCGCGATCAACTGGTAATCGGCGTTCTTCTGGAGCGCCGGCAGGTGCTGATCGCGCACGATCTTGCCGACGCCGACTATGGCAATCTTGATGGGGGACATGATGTTTCGCCCTGATTAGTATGACTTATTGCCGCTGTTGTAGCAGATTGGGGAGAGCGGGCAAGCGGGCTTCGCACTACGGATCAAAGCTGCCAGTCTGGGCACAAAATGCCAACAGGAAAGTTAGACGCCAAGTCCGCGATCCGAGCTTGAGCCAGACGTCAAGGAGTTGCCATGCCGACCATCCGCCACGCGACGCGCGCCGAACTCGATACGATCATCGAGTGGGCCGCAAGGGAAGGTTGGAACCCCGGACTTGAAGATGCCAACGCATTCTGGGCCGCCGATCCGCAGGGCTATTGGGTTGCCACGCAGGACGATGCGCTGGCGGCGGCCATCTCCGTCGTGCGTTATGGCAATCAGCATGCCTTTCTCGGCCTCTATATCGCCGAGCCGGCCTTTCGGGGCAGGGACATCGGCCTTCAACTGTGGAGACACGTGATCGAAAGCGCCGAGGGCCGGACGATCGGTCTCGACGGAGTCGTCGCCCAGCAGGAAAACTACCGAAGATCCGGATTCTCATGGGCGCATGCGAATATCCGCTATGGCGGGACGGCCAATGTCATCGAGCCGCCTGGTACCGACCTCGTCGATGCCGCGCCGGTTCATGCTGCGGCGCTGATCGACTATGACAGCCGCTTCAACCCGGCCCGGCGCGATGCGTTTCTACACGAATGGACCAAACAGTTACAAACGCGCCGCAGCATCGTGCTGCTGCGCGATGGCATCATTGTCGGCTACGGCGCGATCCGCGCCTGCCGCGATGGCTTCAAGATCGGCCCGCTTTTCGCCGACAGCGAGACCGGTGCCGATCTGATCTTTCGAAAGCTCGCCGCCGGCGTCAAAGGTGCGCGGGTCCATCTCGACATTCCCGAGCCGAATGCCTCGGCGCGGGCGCTTTGCGTGCGCTACAATTTGAAGCCGGTCTTCGAGACCGCGCGCATGTATCGGGGGCGGGCGCCGGATCTGCCCCTGGCGCGGATCTATGGGGTAACGACCTTCGAGCTTGGCTGATGATCGGCGATCCCGGGCAAATCCGTAGGGACACTTTGCGGAGCCATGCTCAGTCCGCCATCGCCTCCTCGTACTCGGCAGACAGCATGAGCCATTGCTCCTCGGCCTCAGCCAGTTTGGCAGCCGCCTCGGCACGTTCCTTCGCCCTTTGGGCGGCTTTGGCCGGCGCCTTTTCGTAGAGCGCGGGGTCGGCGAGTTCGGTATCGAGCGCCTGAATCTGTTTCTCCAGTTTTCCCGTCAAGGACTCGATCTCGTTGATCTTTTTCTTAAGCGGCGCCAGTGAGGCGCGCTTATCGGCATTGGCCTTGCGCTGGTCGGCCTTCGACAGCGCCTCATCCGCACCATTCGCCTTCTGCCTGTCATCCCGAGCCTTCGGGCCGCCGACGATAAGGCTTCGGTAGTCTTCGAGATCGCCATCGTAGCTCGTAACCGTTCCGTCACTTACCAGCCACAGGCGATCGGCGGTCGCCTCGATCAGGTGCCGGTCATGCGAGATCAGAATGACGGCGCCGGAATAGTCGTTGAGCGCGGAGATCAGCGCATTGCGGCTGTCGATGTCCAGGTGGTTGGTCGGCTCGTCGAGGATGAGCAGGTTCGGCTGATCGAAGGCGGCGAGCCCCATCAGCAGCCTTGCCTTCTCGCCGCCGGAGAGATCTTTGGCGGCCGTGTCCATCTTTTCCGTCGCGAGCCCCATTTGCGCCACGCGTGATCGCACCTTTGCTTCCGGCGCGTCCGGCATAAGACGGCGCACGTGCTCCACCGCGCTTTGTGTCGGGACGAGATCGTCGAGCTGGTGCTGGGCGAAGAAACCGATCTTCAGGCCGGGTGCGACGCGCACATCGCCGGCGTCAGCCGCGAGGCGGCCCGAGATGAACTTCGCAAAGGTGGACTTGCCGTTGCCGTTGGAGCCGAGGAGCGCAATGCGGTCGTCGGCGTCGATGCGGAGGTTCAGCCTCTTCAGGACCGGCTTGTCGGGCTCGTAGCCGACGGCGCCGCCCTGGACAGCGACAATGGGCGAGGCCACCTGCTTTTCCGGGGCCGGGAAGATGAAACCCTGCACATGCTCCTCGATTACCGCCGCGACGGTGCCCATGCGCTCCAGCGCCTTGATGCGGCTTTGGGCCTGGCGTGCCTTCGTCGCCTTTGCTCTGAAGCGGTCGATGAAGCTCTGCAGGTGCTTGCGCGCGGCCTCGTTCTTGGCGCGCGCCTTCATCTGCAATTCGTTGGCCTCCGCCTTCTGCCGTTCGAACTGGTCGTAGGAGCCGCGGTAGAAGGTGAGTTTCTTCTGGTCGAGGTGCACGATCGCGTTGACCGCCGTATTCAGGAGATCGCGGTCGTGGCTGATGATGATGACCGTGTGCGGATAGCGGCGAATGTAGTCCTCGAGCCAGAGCGTGCCTTCGAGGTCGAGATAGTTGGTCGGCTCGTCGAGCAGGAGCAGGTCCGGCTCGGAAAAGAGCACGGACGCGAGTGCCACGCGCATCCGCCAGCCACCGGAGAAGGCTGAGGCCGGGCGCTTCTGTGCCTCGTGATCGAAGCCGAGGCCGGAGAGGATGCTCGCCGCGCGTGCTTCAGCCGAGTGGGCGCCGATATCGGCAAGCCGCGTCTGGATCTCGGCGATCCGATGGGCGTCCGTCGCCGTTTCCGCCTCGGCGAGAAGCGCCGTGCGCTCCCTGTCTGCCTTCAGAACGATCTCGATCAGTGGCTCGTCCGTGCCCGGCGCTTCCTGCGCCACCTGACCGATCCGCGCGTTCTTCGGCAACGAAACATTGCCGGTCTCGGCCGCAAGCTCGCCCGTGATGATGCGGAAAAGTGTCGACTTACCGGCGCCGTTTCGACCGACGAGTCCCGCCTTTGTGCCCGTCGGAAGCGTCACGGAAGCGTTGTCGATGAGAAGACGGCCCGCTATGCGGGCGGAAAGGCCGGTGATCTGGATCATGCCGGCCTTTTGCCCGGACTCTTTGAGGAAGGCAAGGGGCCGCAGATTCCGCTTCAGCGGGGTCCGATATGCCTGCGGCCGGCATTTTCAAGAGGGGATTGTTATCGGATCATGGACAACGTGTTCCGATAATCAATACTTCCAAACCTCATGATGAGGCCCCACATCTAAAACGAAGGGCTAACCGCTCTTCCGACCGCTTGGCATCGGATTGAACGCTACCGGCTCGGCCGCCGCGTTCGATTTGACCGGTCCGACCAATGTGGCCGTGAGAAAACCATCGTTCAAGCGAACGACCGATCTGGAGTGATTGATCATGAGGAATGCAATCCAAACTGCTCTTGCCGCCGCCCTCGTCGCCACCGCGGTCCTCGGCGGGGCCACCGCCGCCTTCGCGGGCGGCAGCTACTACGAAGGCGTCAGCCCGACCCCGCTCTACACCGGACGCACGGCCAAGGCGGGTGGCGAGACTGTCCGTTACAATGCGAACGGCACCATCGACCGGACCGCCACCGGCTCGGTCTACGGCTATGCACCGCAGCCGAAGGCGATCCCGGGCGGCGAAGGCGAATATTACCAGGGCCTTAGCCGCTGAACTGCCGCGGCGCGGGCATTCTGCCCGCGCTCGCCCGATCCTCCCAAGCACCTGGCTTCGCTCAGCGAAGCCGGGTTCGCTTATTCGGCGCATGGACGGCCCTGGTTCGGAGGTCGGGCGTTTTCGACCGCCGGAGAGTAGATGTGGTCGCTGCCGTCCTTTTCGGCATCTGCCAACGCCAAGGCGAGTTCGGCCGGCGCTGGAACTCCGCGCCAGCGGCTGCGCCATCACCATACTTGACTCTCAGAGTCATCAATAATATGCCGCCTCGCCAGAATGGAGGCGATATTGGGGCCTGGGGATACTTCGAATTTTCCGTTTCGCGTTTCGGCACTGGCGGCCAGGGGCGAGAAGCCGGCGCTCCTGTTTCCCGGCGGCCGGGTCGTCACGTATCGGGATTTGGCCGAGCGCGTCGACCGTCTCGCGAGGCTCTGGCGCGGCCGGCGCGGCCTGGTCATGGTCGAGGCGGACCTCTCGGAGCATGCGGTCGTCGGTTATCTGGCCGCGCTCGAGGCCGGTCACGCCGTCGCCATGCAGACGCCCTGCGGCGCAGAGACGGACTGCGCCGTCTTCAGGCCGGAATATCGCTACCGCCGTTTCGACGGGCGCTGGCGTATCGAGCGGCTCGAGGGCGACCCAGTGATGCCCCATCCTGATCTCGCCGTCCTCCTTTCGACATCCGGCAGCACCGGACAAGGCAAGAGCGTCCGCCTTTCCGCGGGCAATATTTGCTCCAATGCACAGGCCATAGCCGAATATCTCGGTCTCACGGCGGCGGACAGAGCCTGCCTTATTCTGCCGCTCCACTATTCCTATGGGCTTTCCGTGCTGAACGCCCATCTCTCTGTTGGCGCCAGTGTCTATTTGCCGGGCGGCTCCATTCTCGACGAGAGCTTCCTAGACGGGCTTGCCGGGAGCGTCAGTACCAATTTTTCGGGCGTTCCCTATTCCTTCGAACTCCTGGAGAAGGTGGGCTTTCGCGAGCGCGCCTTTGCGTCGTTGCGCTTCATGACGGTTGCCGGCGGGCGTTTGGCGTCCGAGACCATTCGCCTCTACAACGAACACCTCACCGCCCGCGACGCTTCCCTGTTCGTGATGTATGGTCAGACGGAGGCGACCGCCCGCGTGGCCTATATGCCGCCGGAGCATCTTCGCGGCCGGGAGGATCGCATCGGCATCGCGGTCCCCGGCGGCAGCCTGGCAATCGAGGATGAAGAAGGCCGGCTGATCTCCGGCGTGGATCAGCCGGGCGAGCTTGTCTATCGCGGTCCAAATGTGATGATGGGCTACGCCCAATCGCGGGAGGATCTCGCGCGCGGCGCCGACCTTCGCGAACTCAGGACCGGCGACCTCGCCATGCGGGATGCGGACGGATTTTTCCGCATCATCGGTCGAACCAGGCGCATGTCGAAAATTGCTGGCCTTCGTATCGGGCATGACAGCCTGGAAGCCGCGCTCGAACGTCACGGAATTGCCGCCGCCGTCACCGGCGACGATGCCGAGATCCATGCCCATTACGTCGGCGAATGCGGCTCGGAGGCCGTCCGCCGGCTCCTAGTCGCCGCAAGCGGCCTGACCCTGCTGCAGGTCAAAGCCTCGCGTGTCGCCGCATTGCCGCGCCTGCCGTCGGGCAAGATCGACTACCAGGCGCTACGCGATCGCGCGGGCAGGGCGGATGCAGTTGCTGAAAGCAAAGACGTACAGGGCCTGTTCGAACAGCTCTTCTTTCCGGCAAGGGTTCGGCCCGGGGACAGCTTTCTGTCGCTGGGCGGCGATTCCCTCCGTTTCGTGCAATTGTCGCTCGGCCTCGAGAAGATCCTCGGCGAAGCGCCGGAAAAATGGGAACGAATGTCGGTCCGGGACCTGGCGGCCATGGACCGAAGCGTGAGCAAACGCCCGCAGGTCGGCATCGATCTGGTCATCCGCGCGTTGGCGATCTTGCTGGTCGTGGTCCATCACGAAACCCTTTGGCCGATCCCGGGTGGGGCGGCCGCAATGGTCATTCTCGTTGGTTTCGGTTTCGCGCGGTTCCAGAGCGGATCGCTTATTTCCGGCTCGCTCAAGCAGCTGTTGCGGCCGCTCGTCCACATTCTCGTCCCCTATTATCTGATCGTCGCGGCCTACGCGCTTGCCTGGGGTGAAGTGCCCTGGGCTTCCGTCTTCCTCGTGGGCAATTTCGGCTTGGCCGACCCGGAGCGCCACAGCATGGTGCCCTATCTCTACTGGTTCATAGAGGCCTATTGCCAGATGCTGCTGGTGTTCGCAGCCCTGTTTGCCCTACCTTTCGCCCGGCGTTCGGCGGCCGCCCGGCCCTTCGAAACCGGCATGGTTTTCCTTGCCGCCGGTCTCGCGGCTCGGCTCGTGCTGCCGCAATTCTGGGATATCGGCAATCGTCAGATCTTCACCCTGCCGTGGATATTCTATCTTGCAGCTGTCGGCTGGTGTGCGGCGGTCGCCGAAACCCCGCGTCAGCGGCTCGCGTTGATGGTGGCAGGCGCGTCGATTTTCCTCTACTTCGGCATCTACAAGGGCGTCTGGGTCGGCACCAAGATCAAATATCTCCTGCAGATCGCCGTGCTCGCGGGGCTCCTGTTCCTGCCTCGCATCCGTCTGCCGCAATGGGGCACGCAACTGATCCTGCCCGTGTCCGCGGCAGGTTTTCATATCTACATCCTTCACCGCTTCGTGCCGGAGCTCCTGCTTCTGCCGGCGCAGCCGCTGCTGCCGCCCGCCGCCTATTCGCTCCTGGCAATTGCCGGCGGCATCCTGCTCGGCCTTGCGGCATGGGCGGCGCAGCGCCAGCTCTACGCATGGCTTTCACGCACCCGAAACCGCCTCCGTCCGATGGAATGGTCGAACGCGACCCGGCGCTGGACGATTTTTACCTCAGGCCGCCCACTTCTCGCCGTCGGTCCGCAGAAAGAAAACCAGGTCCAGCGTCAGTGAAGGGCGGCCGAGCGCGGTGAGGGTGGCGTGCGCCTGGCCGCGATGGTGGGTCTGGTGGTTGAAGAAGTGGGCAAGCGTCGGTCCGAGCTTCTGCCTGATCTCGCCCGGCATGGTGATGGGCGTGTAGGTGAAATGCGCGCCAAGTCGCGCCTCGTCGAGACCGTCGACATAGCTGATGATGCGCTCGTCTTCGATCCGGCGCGCCACCTCCAGGCCGGCGAGATCATCGTGCAGGATCTGGTCGAGCCGTGTTGGTGCGTCGCCTTCTCCGCAAAAGCGCCTCATCCAGATCCGGTCGGCGGCGAGGATATGGTTGAGCGTGGCATGCAGCGATCCGAAAAAGGCTCCCTTGTCCGTGCGGTATTCCGCATCGGATAACTCCGAAGCGGCGGCATAGAGCTGGCGGTTGGCCCAACGATTGTAATCGGCAAACATCCGGTAATGATCGAGCATCGGCTTCTCCGTGGACTGGCCCTGTTGGAGCAGCCTACAGCGAACAGGCATTTCCGTGTGGAATGCAATTCATGAAATTTACTGATTTGATCGGACGGCGTCGTTGACGTCCTATGGGCCGCCTACTGCATGTCCTTTGGCTCGAGGACACAATCGCTGATCTGGAGATGGAATGATCCGCAAACTTTATGCCCTCTGCGGCACCGACCGCACGCGCCCCTTCTCGCCCCATGTGTGGAAGACCAAGCTTTCCCTGATGCATAAGGGGCTCGATTTCGACGTGGCCCCCGTCGGCTTCACGCAGATCCCGAGGATTGAGCAGGGCGCAACGAAGATAGTGCCCCTGCTGCGCGATGGCGACAGGCTCGTCAGCGACAGTTTCGATATCGCTCTCCATCTCGAGGCAACCTATCCCGAACGCCCGCCGCT includes:
- a CDS encoding leucyl aminopeptidase yields the protein MPMKFEFTFMKSHRPAGGVAVLLQVANAKEAAGATVTDPEGVLAKAAKIGKFTGKALTTLDIVAPHGSPADRIVLLGLGGAADVTDHDWLKAGGAAAAKLRKVEKATIFLDAPGIDITGKAAADFALGMEMNAYAFDSYKTRKSDDEAKTPQKPVKVTIVTGAVIAAKKAFATALSVGEGVFLARDLVNEPANILGPVEFAARAKELEKLGVEVEILTEREMKKLGMGALLGVAQGSARPPRLVIMQWKGGKGKDKPLAFVGKGVVFDTGGISIKPASGMEEMKGDMGGAAAVTGLMHVLAARKAAVNAVGIIGLVENMPDGSAQRPGDIVTSMSGQTIEVINTDAEGRLVLCDALWYCIDRFKPKAMIDLATLTGAILVALSNHYAGLFSNDDRLAEQLLAAGTTTQERLWRMPLGKEYDKMIDSKFADMKNTGGRHGGSVTAAQFLKRFVKDTPWAHLDVAGTAMGSPTDEINQSWGSGFGVRLLDELVRANYES
- a CDS encoding DNA polymerase III subunit chi, with the translated sequence MTEILFYHLTESKLEDALPPLLDKSIERGWRVVVQTVDVERRDALDTHLWVYREDSFLPHGTDAGEFAAEQPILIVANGGNPSAATVRFLVDGAEPPEVAGYERVVFMFDGYDQAQLEAARAQWKRLKAEGHNLTYWQQNRDGRWEKKA
- a CDS encoding Gfo/Idh/MocA family protein, whose translation is MSPIKIAIVGVGKIVRDQHLPALQKNADYQLIAAASRHGTVDGIDNFKSIEAMLEAVPAIEAVSLCMPPQYRYEAAHTALAAGKHVFLEKPPGATLSEVADLEARAAEKNVSLFASWHSRYAPAVEAARAFLASTTIRNVRIIWKEDVRHWHPNQAWIWAAGGLGVFDPGINALSIITHILPRPIFITSATLEFPENRDAPIAASITFSDAEKLDVAAEFDWRQTGKQSWDISAETEAGEMVLSEGGAKLAIDGKIVHEEPEQEYPMLYRRFAEIIKTGRSDVDLAPLRHVADAFMLGRRKFVETFHD
- a CDS encoding GNAT family N-acetyltransferase — translated: MPTIRHATRAELDTIIEWAAREGWNPGLEDANAFWAADPQGYWVATQDDALAAAISVVRYGNQHAFLGLYIAEPAFRGRDIGLQLWRHVIESAEGRTIGLDGVVAQQENYRRSGFSWAHANIRYGGTANVIEPPGTDLVDAAPVHAAALIDYDSRFNPARRDAFLHEWTKQLQTRRSIVLLRDGIIVGYGAIRACRDGFKIGPLFADSETGADLIFRKLAAGVKGARVHLDIPEPNASARALCVRYNLKPVFETARMYRGRAPDLPLARIYGVTTFELG
- a CDS encoding ABC-F family ATP-binding cassette domain-containing protein; translation: MIQITGLSARIAGRLLIDNASVTLPTGTKAGLVGRNGAGKSTLFRIITGELAAETGNVSLPKNARIGQVAQEAPGTDEPLIEIVLKADRERTALLAEAETATDAHRIAEIQTRLADIGAHSAEARAASILSGLGFDHEAQKRPASAFSGGWRMRVALASVLFSEPDLLLLDEPTNYLDLEGTLWLEDYIRRYPHTVIIISHDRDLLNTAVNAIVHLDQKKLTFYRGSYDQFERQKAEANELQMKARAKNEAARKHLQSFIDRFRAKATKARQAQSRIKALERMGTVAAVIEEHVQGFIFPAPEKQVASPIVAVQGGAVGYEPDKPVLKRLNLRIDADDRIALLGSNGNGKSTFAKFISGRLAADAGDVRVAPGLKIGFFAQHQLDDLVPTQSAVEHVRRLMPDAPEAKVRSRVAQMGLATEKMDTAAKDLSGGEKARLLMGLAAFDQPNLLILDEPTNHLDIDSRNALISALNDYSGAVILISHDRHLIEATADRLWLVSDGTVTSYDGDLEDYRSLIVGGPKARDDRQKANGADEALSKADQRKANADKRASLAPLKKKINEIESLTGKLEKQIQALDTELADPALYEKAPAKAAQRAKERAEAAAKLAEAEEQWLMLSAEYEEAMAD
- a CDS encoding AMP-binding protein, whose protein sequence is MEAILGPGDTSNFPFRVSALAARGEKPALLFPGGRVVTYRDLAERVDRLARLWRGRRGLVMVEADLSEHAVVGYLAALEAGHAVAMQTPCGAETDCAVFRPEYRYRRFDGRWRIERLEGDPVMPHPDLAVLLSTSGSTGQGKSVRLSAGNICSNAQAIAEYLGLTAADRACLILPLHYSYGLSVLNAHLSVGASVYLPGGSILDESFLDGLAGSVSTNFSGVPYSFELLEKVGFRERAFASLRFMTVAGGRLASETIRLYNEHLTARDASLFVMYGQTEATARVAYMPPEHLRGREDRIGIAVPGGSLAIEDEEGRLISGVDQPGELVYRGPNVMMGYAQSREDLARGADLRELRTGDLAMRDADGFFRIIGRTRRMSKIAGLRIGHDSLEAALERHGIAAAVTGDDAEIHAHYVGECGSEAVRRLLVAASGLTLLQVKASRVAALPRLPSGKIDYQALRDRAGRADAVAESKDVQGLFEQLFFPARVRPGDSFLSLGGDSLRFVQLSLGLEKILGEAPEKWERMSVRDLAAMDRSVSKRPQVGIDLVIRALAILLVVVHHETLWPIPGGAAAMVILVGFGFARFQSGSLISGSLKQLLRPLVHILVPYYLIVAAYALAWGEVPWASVFLVGNFGLADPERHSMVPYLYWFIEAYCQMLLVFAALFALPFARRSAAARPFETGMVFLAAGLAARLVLPQFWDIGNRQIFTLPWIFYLAAVGWCAAVAETPRQRLALMVAGASIFLYFGIYKGVWVGTKIKYLLQIAVLAGLLFLPRIRLPQWGTQLILPVSAAGFHIYILHRFVPELLLLPAQPLLPPAAYSLLAIAGGILLGLAAWAAQRQLYAWLSRTRNRLRPMEWSNATRRWTIFTSGRPLLAVGPQKENQVQRQ
- a CDS encoding DinB family protein, which translates into the protein MLDHYRMFADYNRWANRQLYAAASELSDAEYRTDKGAFFGSLHATLNHILAADRIWMRRFCGEGDAPTRLDQILHDDLAGLEVARRIEDERIISYVDGLDEARLGAHFTYTPITMPGEIRQKLGPTLAHFFNHQTHHRGQAHATLTALGRPSLTLDLVFFLRTDGEKWAA